One Drosophila santomea strain STO CAGO 1482 chromosome X, Prin_Dsan_1.1, whole genome shotgun sequence DNA segment encodes these proteins:
- the LOC120456900 gene encoding inositol hexakisphosphate and diphosphoinositol-pentakisphosphate kinase isoform X10 gives MEWTWFKDWWRLKKLRSRHQRHKKKLEAAAAAAGAAVTAAAVLPGSECEESGFKDPQTNRRHSLDAVPSNETIARRRRGGRDRLRRNRLLQRQRRSQSAGVRSQPGAGNARYRRQDDDDGEYGPFNVSDYEDYGPSLGSDEESDDFCYCDVCMNGDTDFGDSNDGMDSDTSTSSSNSKQVVVGICAMAKKTQSKPMKEILTRLGEFEFIKLVTFEENVILREPVQNWPTCDCLVSFHSKGFPLEKAIEYAQLRNPFVLNNLHMQYDIQDRRRVYAILEKEGIEIPRYAVLDRDSPDPKHHELIESEDHVEVNGITFNKPFVEKPVSAEDHNIYIYYPTSAGGGSQRLFRKIGSRSSVYSPESRVRKTGSFIYEDFMPTDVYFSGTDVKVYTVGPDYAHAEARKSPALDGKVERDSEGKEIRYPVILNHSEKLISRKVCLAFKQTVCGFDLLRANGKSYVCDVNGFSFVKNSNKYYDDCAKILGNMILRELTPTLHIPWSVPFQLDDPPIVPTTFGKMMELRCVVAVIRHGDRTPKQKMKVEVRHPKFFEIFEKYDGYKLGHVKLKRPKQLQEILDIARFLLSEIHTKAHAEIEEKESKLEQLKNVLEMYGHFSGINRKVQMKYQPKGRPRGSSSDDTNLAADQPVEPSLVLILKWGGELTPAGRIQAEELGRIFRCMYPGGQGRSDYSGTQGLGLLRLHSTFRHDLKIYASDEGRVQMTAAAFAKGLLALEGELTPILVQMVKSANTNGLLDNDCDSSKYQNLAKGRLHELMQNDREFSKEDRELINPCNSKSITQALDFVKNPVDCCHHVHLLIRELLHIISIKKDDPKTKDAILYHGETWDLMRCRWEKIEKDFSTKSKLFDISKIPDIYDCIKYDLQHNQHTLQYDQAEELYIYAKNLADIVIPQEYGLTPQEKLAIGQGICSPLLRKIKGDLQRNIDEVEDEFMNRLNPHYSHGVASPQRHVRTRLYFTSESHVHSLLTVLRYGGLLNVVTDEQWRRAMDYISMVSELNYMSQIVIMLYEDPTKDPTSEERFHVELHFSPGVNCCVQKNLPPGPGFRPHSHGDNACNVSLQSSDESNPARIEEENDSNSGEEREGKKRGTSDQRSSDRSAERTPPAFGFNRLELRSKQFKSKPIPIGAHHTVSGHEAMDLAKRLNEELASQQQQQNQQLRPISPDIRAVSPDCEPRSRSFEQRPTSGVCAKEPVVVFPDVEEISQDPNLNYEDSSRTRTSEFGEIPHARVGAASNSDGGAHPKAHLRTAFQIRVTNSLSFFKIDSSTNELPLSDIDFSLHPATPQCGPSSHKRLHVLTMRRMESCDDGEDLEQLRHLPQISPMATNERPLSSCNCSSSAAQTHSHSKSLMDLAQVVVVSSPQETAQNQEQGCDPSTAADMSVSSFDDDFQLSSSAPAILMSADFGQRPVVASLSPMVHATTSPTASTLRLCQDMDKASASVSSSAQRKATSSSCGQLSMAASAPVVTENPFRFTVSSVGSAASNSACFVSSFEPIEEQVTSIMEIDPKALQPAPQVVYNLPTVLITGTASSTELTSTRNCNITSVTNADSAMLTPIETEINSEIGISNEIGIETKGITTTHTPCSNATVTRTDTKTAITTDPTTVTATETAEDTPMDIQTNISIGKCTPGPTPTVTTTTDITKDSQVSVSVSASVSSANSSTSSRRQRHSIAGQMSYMKMLGFGGFSKKMATSANSLFSTAVISGSSSAPNLRDMIPVSSSGFGDVPPIRPLETLHNALSLRKLDCFLQDMILAQIFKTPTGSPPRGFSKNTLPAVSSMTLTSPNQAEAIGHEPQIGRQPPISTTVTTTFDRRGSESGSTANAHLRLLSESQCPNLDDSNAEVREPLAGKMELWQRDSLKPAEEKEVTLPELETKPSLDLTMEIMEHGAAGPASFQPMNRDSLESGEGTMGDGVFLSVCEKQGSGSTCITPVSFGMDLDLSMVANKGSITLSVEGFEDDEDATLSAATTPSLPADCEPRLESCYCCPSHAEGPPEVSSDDPRFGFALSVRVTQVSPEHARPVRRAHDPVSPRIQKQICLFEGNAAPATCQEKTESSGSVGGGAILHASINLPAAGPLHLRQDARLRKFENLTQSTSNSNFPFESNTLKRVPMQTTNDYDNVSHTQSCINLKSGSSGVLGGSPQRQRGSDGGGAGASGVPAEREPPRVHYGRMMNTCCSASASPSPSPSPSPGALIVKERFIEPPKRGVVRGYHCKTQSMDADFLFNEFLLLPALAPAKLSFDSSDIDQASDDDAPSNSKQRHA, from the exons ATGGAGTGGACTTGGTTCAAGGACTGGTGGCGTCTCAAGAAGCTCCGATCTCGTCACCAGCGACATAAGAAAAAACTCGAAGCAGCCGCCGCGGCCGCTGGAGCTGCGGTGACTGCTGCAGCGGTTTTACCCGGATCTGAGTGTGAGGAAAGCGGTTTTAAGGATCCGCAGACCAATCGTCGCCACAGCTTGGACGCAGTGCCTTCCAATGAAACCATAGCCAGAAGACGCCGTGGTGGTCGCGATCGCCTGCGCCGGAATCGCTTGCTGCAGCGCCAGCGACGGAGTCAAAGTGCCGGAGTCCGCAGTCAACCTGGTGCAGGAAATGCACGTTATAGGAGAcaggacgacgacgatggGGAGTACGGACCCTTTAACGTCAGCGATTACGAGGATTACGGACCGAGTCTTGGCAGCGACGAGGAGAGTGATGATTTCTGCTACTGTGATGTCTGTATGAAT GGCGACACGGACTTTGGAGACAGCAATGACGGAATGGACTCTGACACGAGCACCTCTTCCAGCAATAGCAAGCAGGTGGTCGTCGGCATTTGCGCGATGGCAAAGAAGACACAGTCAAAGCCAATGAAGGAGATCCTGACACGGCTTGGGGAGTTCGAGTTCATCAAACTGGTGACGTTCGAGGAGAACGTGATCCTGCGAGAACCTGTCCAAAATTGGCCCACCTGCGACTGCCTGGTGTCGTTTCACTCGAAGGGGTTTCCCCTAGAGAAAGCCATCGAGTATGCCCAGCTAAGGAATCCCTTTGTGCTGAATAACCTGCACATGCAGTACGACATTCAGGACAGGAGGAGGGTGTACGCCATTCTCGAGAAGGAGGGCATTGAGATTCCGCGCTATGCCGTCCTCGATCGCGATTCGCCGGATCCCAAAC ACCATGAGCTCATTGAATCCGAGGACCATGTGGAGGTAAATGGCATTACCTTTAACAAGCCGTTCGTTGAGAAGCCTGTGTCGGCGGAGGACCacaacatatacatatactacCCGACGTCGGCGGGCGGTGGAAGTCAGCGACTTTTCCGAAAGATCGGCAGTCGGAGCAGCGTATATTCTCCGGAGTCAAGGGTGCGAAAGACAGGATCTTTTATCTACGAGGACTTTATGCCCACCGATG TATACTTTTCAGGCACGGATGTCAAGGTGTACACCGTGGGACCGGACTACGCCCATGCCGAAGCCCGTAAAAGTCCCGCTCTGGATGGCAAAGTAGAGCGCGACAGCGAGGGGAAAGAGATCCGCTATCCAGTGATCCTCAATCATTCCGAGAAGCTCATCTCACGCAAGGTGTGCCTGGCCTTTAAGCAAACCGTCTGTGGATTCGATTTGTTGCGAGCCAACGGGAAGAGCTATGTCTGCGATGTTAACGGGTTTAGCTTCGTTAAGAACTCGAACAAGTACTATGATGACTGCGCCAAGATACTGGGTAACATGATTCTCAGGGAGCTAACACCTACCCTGCACATCCCGTGGTCAGTGCCCTTTCAATTAGACGATCCCCCCATTGTGCCCACCACTTTCGGCAAAATGATGGAGCTGCGCTGCGTGGTGGCCGTAATTAGACATGGCGATCGCAcgcccaaacaaaaaatgaaggTTGAGGTGCGGCATCCCAA ATTTTTCGAGATCTTCGAGAAGTACGACGGCTACAAGCTGGGCCACGTTAAGCTTAAGCGCCCGAAGCAGCTTCAAGAGATCCTGGACATTGCCCGCTTCCTGCTCAGTGAGATTCACACCAAAGCGCATGCTGAGATCGAGGAAAAGGAGAGCAagctggagcagctgaagAACGTTCTGGAGATGTACGGTCACTTTTCAGGCATAAACCGGAAGGTTCAAATGAAATACCAACCAAAGGGTCGTCCACGTGGCTCCAGCTCCGATGATA CCAATCTAGCAGCGGATCAGCCGGTGGAGCCCTCTCTGGTTCTCATCCTTAAGTGGGGCGGCGAACTGACGCCAGCAGGCCGCATCCAGGCGGAGGAGTTGGGCCGTATTTTTCGATGCATGTATCCAGGTGGCCAGGGAAGATCGGATTACTCGGGCACCCAAGGTCTAGGTTTGCTCAG ATTGCACTCCACATTCCGGCATGACCTAAAGATCTACGCTTCAGATGAGGGTCGTGTCCAGATGACGGCTGCCGCTTTTGCCAAGGGTTTGCTGGCCTTGGAAGGAGAACTTACACCTATTCTTGTCCAGATGGTAAAAAGCGCCAATACAAATGGACTGCTGGACAATGATTGCGACTCCAGCAAGTATCAAAACTT GGCTAAAGGTCGCCTTCACGAGCTTATGCAAAACGACCGAGAGTTTTCTAAGGAGGATCGCGAGCTGATTAATCCTTGCAATAGCAAATCGATTACCCAGGCGCTGGATTTTGTGAAAAATCCTGTGGACTGCTGTCACCACGTACACCTGCTTATCCGTGAGCTTCTTCACATTATTAGCATCAAAAAGGATGATCCGAAAACCAAGGACGCCATCTTATATCACGGCGAGACGTGGGACCTGATGCGCTGTCGCTGGGAAAAAATTGAGAAGGATTTTAGCACCAAATCCAAGTTGTTTGACATCTCGAAGATTCCAGATATATATGATTGCATCAAGTACGATCTGCAGCATAATCAGCACACGTTGCAATATGATCAGGCGGAGGAGTTGTATATCTACGCGAAGAACCTGGCTGATATAGTCATACCACAGGAGTATGGCCTGACGCCGCAGGAGAAACTGGCAATAGGTCAAGGTATCTGTTCACCATTACTAAGAAAGATCAAGGGTGATCTGCAGCGAAACATCGACGAAGTGGAAGACGAGTTTATGAACCGTTTGAATCCACATTACAGCCATGGTGTTGCAAGTCCCCAGAGGCATGTCCGCACAAGGCTCTACTTTACTAGCGAATCGCATGTCCACTCTCTGCTCACAGTTTTGCGTTATGGGGGATTGCTTAATGTGGTCACAGATGAGCAGTGGCGTCGGGCTATGGACTATATTTCGATGGTATCGGAGCTCAACTATATGTCTCAGATTGTCATTATGCTCTACGAGGACCCTACCAAAGATCCAACTTCTGAGGAACGTTTCCATGTCGAACTGCACTTTAGTCCGGGTGTAAATTGCTGTGTGCAAAAGAATTTACCACCAGGTCCGGGCTTTCGGCCGCACTCGCACGGCGACAATGCCTGCAATGTAAGTTTGCAATCCTCGGACGAGTCAAATCCTGCCAGGATTGAGGAGGAGAACGACTCGAACTCAGGAGAGGAGCGGGAGGGCAAAAAGCGAGGG ACTTCCGACCAAAGGAGTTCGGATCGCAGTGCGGAACGCACCCCCCCTGCCTTCGGATTCAACCGATTGGAGCTTAGGTCCAAGCAGTTCAAATCGAAACCCATCCCCATCGGAGCCCATCACACGGTCAGTGGCCATGAAGCCATGGATCTAGCTAAGCGGTTGAACGAGGAGCTGGcctcgcagcagcagcagcaaaaccaGCAGCTTCGACCAATCAGTCCGGATATCAGGGCAGTGAGTCCTGACTGCGAGCCACGCTCCCGGAGTTTTGAGCAGCGTCCCACGTCTGGCGTCTGTGCCAAAGAACCGG TAGTTGTTTTCCCTGATGTCGAAGAAATTTCCCAGGATCCTAATCTTAATTATGAGGATAGTTCTCGGACTCGTACTTCTGAATTCGGGGAGATTCCTCATGCTCGAGTGGGCGCTGCCAGTAACTCGGATGGGGGAGCTCATCCGAAAGCGCATCTTCGCACGGCCTTTCAGATTCGTGTTACGAATAGTCTGTCCTTCTTTAAAATTGACTCTTCGACAAACGAGCTGCCTTTGTCGGACATAGATTTTTCGCTGCATCCAGCTACTCCCCAATGCGGTCCCTCGTCGCACAAACGCCTTCACGTGTTGACCATGCGGCGGATGGAGAGTTGCGACGATGGGGAAGATCTCGAGCAGCTCCGACATCTGCCACAGATCTCGCCAATGGCTACCAATGAGCGACCCTTAAGTTCCTGCAATTGCAGTAGCTCAGCGGCCCAGACGCACTCGCACTCAAAAAGTCTAATGGACTTGGCACAAGTGGTGGTGGTGTCTTCCCCGCAAGAAACTGCCCAGAATCAGGAGCAAGGTTGTGACCCGTCAACGGCGGCGGATATGAGTGTCAGTAGTTTTGATGATGACTTTCAGTTGTCCAGCTCAGCACCGGCTATCCTGATGAGCGCAGACTTCGGTCAAAGGCCCGTGGTGGCGTCTCTTTCGCCAATGGTGCATGCCACCACTTCGCCCACTGCCTCTACTTTACGGCTCTGCCAAGACATGGACAAGGCTTCGGCTTCTGTTTCGTCCTCTGCTCAACGCAAGGCCACTAGTAGCTCCTGTGGTCAGCTGTCCATGgcagcttctgctcctgttgtGACGGAAAATCCATTTCGCTTCACTGTTTCATCCGTGGGTTCTGCAGCTTCCAATAGCGCCTGTTTTGTAAGCAGCTTCGAGCCCATAGAAGAGCAGGTCACGTCTATAATGGAGATAGATCCAAAAGCCCTGCAGCCAGCTCCTCAAGTAGTATATAATCTGCCCACTGTGCTTATTACGGGAACAGCAAGTAGTACAGAATTGACCAGCACCAGAAATTGCAATATAACGTCTGTAACGAACGCAGACTCTGCAATGCTTACACCGATAGAAACCGAAATAAATTCAGAAATAGGTATATCAAACGAGATAGGAATAGAGACAAAAGGGATTACAACCACACATACTCCCTGCAGTAATGCAACAGTAACCCGAACTGATACAAAAACAGCTATAACAACAGATCCAACAACGGTTACAGCAACAGAGACAGCAGAAGATACACCAATGGatatacaaacaaatataagTATCGGAAAATGTACACCAGGGCCTACACCAACAGTTACTACTACTACCGATATTACAAAAG ATAGCCAAGTCTCGGTGTCGGTCTCGGCATCGGTGTCATCGGCCAACTCGTCCACCTCGTCGCGTCGCCAAAGACACAGTATTGCCGGCCAGATGTCCTATATGAAAATGTTGGGTTTCGGTGGTTTTAGCAAAAAGATGGCCACCAGCGCAAATAGCCTTTTCAGCACTGCCGTCATCAGCGGCAGCTCGTCCGCTCCTAATCTTCGCGACATGATACCGGTCTCCTCATCCG GATTTGGCGATGTACCACCAATCCGCCCGCTTGAGACACTGCACAACGCCCTTTCGCTGCGCAAGCTGGACTGCTTCTTGCAGGACATGATCCTGGCGCAGATCTTTAAGACGCCGACTGGGTCTCCGCCCCGGGGTTTCTCTAAGAACACTTTGCCAGCGGTCTCCTCGATGACTCTAACCTCCCCAAATCAGGCGGAGGCGATCGGCCACGAGCCGCAAATTGGTAGACAACCGCCGATATCAACGACCGTAACGACCACCTTTGACCGGCGTGGCAGCGAGTCCGGATCCACAGCGAATGCCCATCTGCGACTTCTCTCGGAGAGCCAGTGCCCCAATCTGGACGATAGCAACGCCGAAGTGCGGGAACCGCTGGCGGGAAAGATGGAGC TTTGGCAGCGAGACAGTCTGAAGCCAGCCGAGGAGAAGGAAGTAACACTACCCGAATTGGAAACAAAGCCAAG CTTGGACCTTACCATGGAAATTATGGAGCATGGTGCCGCGGGTCCCGCCTCCTTTCAGCCGATGAATCGGGACAGCCTGGAGTCCGGCGAGGGAACGATGGGCGACGGAGTCTTTCTGAGTGTTTGCGAGAAACAGGGCAGCGGGAGCACCTGCATCACACCGGTTAGTTTTGGCATGGATCTGGACCTGAGCATGGTGGCTAACAAGGGCTCCATTACGCTGTCCGTGGAA GGGTTCGAAGATGATGAAGATGCCACTTTGTCGGCGGCCACAACACCTTCGCTTCCCGCCGACTGTGAGCCACGACTCGAGAGTTGCTACTGTTGCCCCAGCCATGCAGAGGGTCCCCCGGAGGTCTCCAGCGACGATCCACGATTTGGCTTTGCGCTGTCCGTTCGAGTCACCCAAGTTTCGCCGGAGCATGCGCGACCAGTGCGTCGTGCCCATGATCCTGTCTCTCCAAGGATACAGAAACAGATTTGCTTGTTCGAGGGAAACGCGGCTCCAGCAACGTGTCAGGAGAAGACCGAGTCAAGCGGGTCGGTTGGGGGCGGAGCAATTCTGCACGCGTCCATCAACTTGCCGGCGGCGGGACCGCTTCATCTGCGCCAGGATGCTCGGCTGCGCAAGTTCGAGAATCTCACTCAGTCCACATCGAACTCGAACTTTCCCTTCGAAAGCAACACCCTAAAGCGGGTGCCCATGCAGACCACCAATGACTACGACAACGTGAGCCACACCCAGAGCTGCATAAACCTCAAAAGTGGTAGCAGTGGAGTCCTCGGGGGATCGCCGCAGCGTCAGAGAG GATCCGATGGAGGAGGCGCAGGTGCAAGTGGAGTCCCGGCAGAGCGGGAGCCACCGCGTGTCCATTACGGACGGATGATGAACACATGCTGCTCCGCCTCGGCCTCGCCGTCCCCCTCGCCGTCTCCTTCGCCGGGAGCGCTGATTGTCAAGGAGCGGTTCATCGAACCGCCCAAGCGGGGCGTCGTGCGCGGATACCATTGCAAAACGCAATCCATGGACGCCGACTTCCTGTTCAACgagtttctgctgctgccggcCTTGGCGCCCGCCAAGCTATCCTTTGATAGTTCCGATATCGATCAGGCCAGCGATGACGACGCTCCGAGCAACTCGAAGCAAAGGCACGCCTAA